Proteins from a genomic interval of Nitrososphaerota archaeon:
- a CDS encoding type II toxin-antitoxin system VapC family toxin — YDVTLDFLPNILLPYIEKFLLNYNLKPSDAIHLATMEKVGIKNIVTEDEDFDKVKEVKRIWLNSNTIL, encoded by the coding sequence TTATGATGTTACATTAGATTTTCTACCCAATATTCTATTGCCTTACATTGAAAAATTCTTGTTAAACTATAATTTAAAACCCTCCGATGCTATTCATTTAGCTACAATGGAAAAAGTTGGAATAAAGAACATAGTGACTGAAGATGAAGATTTTGATAAAGTTAAAGAAGTAAAGAGAATTTGGCTTAATTCTAATACTATTCTATAA